In the Streptomyces katrae genome, one interval contains:
- a CDS encoding type I polyketide synthase gives MSNTPQTSNEAKLLQYLKRVTSDLDKANDRLREVEAAAGEPIAIVGMSCRFPGGVESPEDFWELLASGADGITAFPADRGWDLDRLVDEDPERTGTSYVREGGFLRGAAEFDAAFFGISPREALAMDPQQRLLLETAWEAVERAGLDAAPLRGSATGVFIGTNGQDYGTLAAASADDLGGYVGTGSAASVVSGRISYVLGLEGPAVTVDTACSASLVALHLAGEALRRGECTLALAGGVTVMSTPSTFVEFSRQRGLAPDGRCKSFADGADGTGFAEGVGMLLVERLSDAVRNGHPVLAVVRGSAVNQDGASNGLTAPNGPSQQRVIRQALDAAGLTAADVDAVEAHGTGTKLGDPIEAQALLATYGQERAGGEPLWLGSVKSNIGHTQAAAGVAGIIKMVQAMRHGVLPRTLHVDAPSAEVDWSAGAVEVLAEQRPWPETGRPRRAGVSSFGISGTNAHVILEAAPEQNPGRDGEPVSGPVPVALSARSPEALRAQAARLADHLAQRPELDVADVAYSLTGRTDLEHRAVVVGRDREEVLAGLRNLERDGGGSPAGPGGGPAVLFTGQGSQRPGMGRELYKTYPVFAAAFDAVCAELGDGLKEIVFGEDAEALDRTGTTQPALFAIEVALYRLVESWGVAPWFVGGHSVGEIAAAHVAGVLSLHDAAALVSARGRLMEALPEGGIMVSVQASEEQVTPLLVPGAAIAAVNGPEAVVISGVREAVEGVVALLAAQDVKAKALRVSHAFHSPLMDPMLEEFRNAISGLDFHRPEIPFVSALTGGLVTDEIARPDYWVSHVREAVRFHDAVRTLESEGATTILELGPDGVLTAMARPCLADESTALVPTLRRGRDEAVCAVAALGRLFVAGAVADRAAFFAGSRAARVDLPTYAFQHRTFWVSASVGSVGDVASAGVAAADHPLLGAAVTLPGASGMLFTGRLSLHSHPWLRDHQVHGQVVFPGAAMVELAVRAGEEVGHGLLDDLTIEAPLVLPPSGGVQLRLMLAEPDGHGRRALSLFSRPEDADAAEPWVRHAAGAVVATPDVPGVPLAVWPPAGATALDTDCLYEVLDALGFGYGPAFQGLTAAWQLGEEVYAEVALPEAATADAARFGLHPALLDAALHGIGLGSFVPEEPGRARLPFNWSGVSLHAAGASALRVRIAPTGTDSVALTLADQTGAPVATVESLALRAVTAEQLEDGSLRDALFRLDWAEAAVAVGGGEPGTWGRLGEEGETVPAYVVTRTPAGEVHSAVAEALRLVRSWLAEERFATSRLVFTAERQDPATAAVWGLVRTAQTENPGRFALVETADIEATWEQISTALAAGEEQIALRDGRTLVPRLARATPAPAQGPAFGDGTVLITGGTGGLGALFARHLVTQHGVRDLLLTSRRGENAPGATELATDLEELGARVRIAACDAADREALAALLDTLDRPLTAVLHSAGVLDDGVVSSLTPERVSDVLRPKADAARHLHELTRDAGADLAAFVVFSSAAGLFGGAGQAGYAAANSYLDALIAERRAAGLPGLSLAWGLWAGVGGMGDTLSAEDVERVGRSGVRPLTVDQGLALFDAALGTGEPLLVPVPLDLRTLRRQSRIPVLLRGLVPAPRRRTAAVGSGATAQGGSAWADRLAGLAVAEQRALLFDLVSAQAAAVLGHSDPSVVEPERAFRELGFDSLTAVEFRNALIAQTGIRLSATLVFDHPNPAALAEFLRTELVGEDTDARSAAPVAVGDDEPIAIVGMSCRYPGGVETPEDLWRLVADGRDGITAFPDNRGWDLDHLFDPDPDHPGTSYADQGGFLHGAAEFDAGFFGVSPREALAMDPQQRLLLETAWEAFEDAGIDPERARGTRTGVFTGLMYHDYLARLSAIPDGLEGFRGTAGAGSVASGRVSYTLGLEGPAVTVDTACSSSLVALHLAVQALRRGECTMALAGGVAVMSTPETFVDFSRQRGLAADGRCKSFAEGADGTGWGEGVGMLLVERLSDAVANGHPVLAVVRGSAVNQDGASNGLTAPNGPSQQRVIRQALDSAGLTTADVDAVEAHGTGTKLGDPIEAQALLATYGQERADGEPLWLGSIKSNIGHTQAAAGAAGVIKMVQAMRNGVLPPTLHVDAPSSHIDWSAGAVELLTEARPWPETGRPRRAGVSSFGISGTNAHVILEAAPEQAPGRGGEPVSGPVPVALSARSPEALRAQAARLADHLEQRPELDVADVAYSLTGRSEMEHRAVVVGRDRDTLVRGLTALASGEPDPSVVTGQATGRGRLAVLFTGQGSQRIGMGRELYETYPVFAAAFDAVCAELGDGLKEIVFGEDTEALDRTGTTQPALFAIEVALYRLVESWGIAPRFVGGHSVGEIAAAHVAGVLSLHDAAALVSARGRLMEALPEGGVMVSVRAGEEQVAPLLVPGAAIAAVNGPEAVVISGAREAVEEVVALLTPLGVKSKALRVSHAFHSPLMDPMLEEFRNAISGLDFHQPNIPFVSALTGSLVTDEIAHPDYWVSHVREAVRFHDAIHTLETEGATTILELGPDAVLTAMARPCLTDENTALAPTLRRGRDEADSAVTALAHLLTAGGLADRTAFFTGTDVTRVGLPAYAFQHETFWIHDTAPATADAGHAGLDAADHPLLGAAVTLPESEEFLLTARLSLRTHRWLDDHRVMGQAVVPGAALVELAVRAGDEAGCNTLDELTLEAPLVLPEDGGVQVRVLVGGPDAEERRSVRVYSRAEDAPAGEPWTRHADGTLSFADRAPEAGPAEWPPAGAVPLDAEGLYAAMSEVGLDYGPVFQGLKAAWKLGEDVYADIALPEDATADAGRYGIHPALLDAALHGIGLGPFLSDSDGSGARLPFVWTGVSLFAAGASAVRVRIAPAGADSVALTLTDPAGAPVAAVASLALRAVSAEQFGDAALRDALFRLEWAEASSAEAAESVLDWAVVDAEGSPAARGLERAGVPFAAYPDLAGLRAAVDGGRTVPDLVVLPAPGTVAGALAVLQSWLTDERYTASRLVFTATGPAPDTAAVWGLVRSAQAENPGRFVLVEAADVDSGWNLLPRALGTDEAQFALRDGLVLVPRLARAAATPVEGPVFGDGTVLITGGTGGLGALFARHLVTEHGVRDLLLTSRRGENAPGATELATELQQLGARVRIAACDAADREALAALLDSLDRPLTAVLHSAGVLDDGVIGALTPERVAEVMRPKADAVVNLHELTRDAGSDLSAFVVFSSVAGVFGSAGQGAYAAANSYLDALMAERRAAGLPGLSLAWGLWAGVGGMGDTLSAEDIERIGRSGVRPLTVDQGLALFDAALGTGEPLLVPVPLDLRTLRTRDQTPGLLRALTAGPARRAVARAAEPSGAAATGPSLRDRLLALPAEERDAVLLDLVCGQVALVLGHARASAVDGERQFRELGFDSLTALELRNGLGPVTGLALPATVVFDYPTPAALAGYLRAELVDAYAEHAFAERLDSLEPVLASLAQDDVLRGKAEARLRALLERLGASGAAASQPVDAASGARAASEEREIESATTDELFDLIDKEFGSL, from the coding sequence ATGTCCAACACGCCCCAGACCTCCAACGAAGCGAAGCTGCTGCAGTACCTGAAGCGCGTCACCTCCGACCTGGACAAGGCGAACGACCGCCTGCGGGAGGTGGAGGCCGCCGCCGGCGAGCCGATCGCCATCGTCGGGATGAGCTGCCGCTTCCCGGGCGGGGTGGAGTCTCCGGAGGACTTCTGGGAGCTGCTGGCGTCCGGGGCCGACGGGATCACCGCGTTCCCCGCCGACCGCGGCTGGGACCTCGACCGGCTCGTGGACGAGGACCCGGAGCGGACGGGCACCTCGTACGTCCGGGAGGGCGGGTTCCTGCGCGGCGCGGCGGAGTTCGACGCCGCCTTCTTCGGGATCTCCCCGCGCGAGGCCCTGGCGATGGACCCGCAGCAGCGGCTGCTGCTGGAGACGGCCTGGGAGGCCGTGGAGCGGGCCGGGCTCGACGCGGCGCCGCTGCGCGGATCCGCGACCGGGGTGTTCATCGGCACGAACGGGCAGGACTACGGGACGCTGGCCGCCGCCTCCGCCGACGACCTCGGCGGATACGTGGGGACGGGCAGCGCGGCGAGCGTGGTGTCGGGCCGCATCTCGTACGTCCTGGGCCTGGAGGGTCCGGCGGTGACCGTGGACACGGCCTGCTCGGCGTCCCTGGTGGCCCTGCACCTGGCCGGTGAGGCGCTGCGGCGCGGGGAGTGCACGCTGGCCCTGGCGGGCGGGGTGACGGTGATGTCCACGCCGTCGACGTTCGTGGAGTTCAGCCGCCAGCGCGGGCTGGCCCCGGACGGCCGCTGCAAGTCCTTCGCGGACGGCGCGGACGGCACGGGCTTCGCCGAGGGCGTGGGCATGCTGCTGGTGGAGCGCCTGTCGGACGCCGTGCGCAACGGGCATCCGGTGCTGGCCGTCGTACGGGGCTCGGCGGTCAATCAGGACGGCGCCAGCAACGGCCTGACCGCCCCCAACGGCCCCTCGCAGCAGCGGGTCATCCGCCAGGCCCTCGACGCGGCCGGGCTGACCGCCGCCGACGTGGACGCGGTGGAGGCGCACGGCACGGGGACGAAGCTGGGCGACCCGATCGAGGCCCAGGCGCTGCTGGCCACCTACGGCCAGGAGCGTGCGGGCGGCGAACCGCTGTGGCTCGGGTCGGTGAAGTCCAACATCGGGCACACCCAGGCCGCGGCCGGTGTCGCGGGGATCATCAAGATGGTGCAGGCCATGCGGCACGGGGTCCTCCCGCGCACCCTGCACGTGGACGCGCCGTCGGCGGAGGTGGACTGGTCGGCGGGCGCGGTGGAAGTGCTCGCGGAGCAGCGGCCGTGGCCGGAGACGGGGCGGCCGCGCCGCGCGGGCGTGTCCTCGTTCGGCATCAGCGGCACCAACGCCCACGTGATCCTGGAGGCCGCCCCGGAGCAGAACCCCGGGCGGGACGGCGAGCCGGTGTCCGGTCCGGTGCCGGTGGCGCTGTCGGCCCGTTCGCCCGAAGCCCTGCGGGCACAGGCCGCCCGGCTGGCCGACCACCTGGCGCAGCGGCCCGAGCTGGACGTGGCCGATGTGGCGTACTCCCTGACGGGACGTACGGACCTGGAACACCGCGCCGTGGTCGTGGGCCGGGACCGCGAGGAGGTCCTGGCCGGTCTGCGCAACCTGGAGCGCGACGGCGGCGGCTCGCCGGCCGGTCCCGGCGGCGGCCCGGCGGTGCTGTTCACGGGGCAGGGCAGCCAGCGGCCGGGCATGGGCCGGGAACTGTACAAGACGTACCCGGTGTTCGCGGCCGCGTTCGACGCGGTGTGCGCGGAACTCGGGGACGGCCTCAAGGAGATCGTCTTCGGCGAGGACGCCGAAGCCCTGGACCGCACCGGAACCACCCAGCCGGCCCTGTTCGCCATCGAGGTCGCCCTCTACCGACTCGTCGAATCCTGGGGCGTCGCCCCGTGGTTCGTCGGCGGCCACTCGGTGGGCGAGATCGCCGCCGCGCACGTCGCCGGGGTGCTGTCGCTGCACGACGCGGCCGCATTGGTCAGCGCACGCGGGCGGCTCATGGAAGCGCTCCCCGAGGGCGGGATCATGGTCTCCGTCCAGGCCTCCGAAGAGCAGGTCACTCCGCTGCTCGTGCCCGGCGCCGCGATCGCCGCCGTCAACGGGCCCGAGGCCGTGGTCATCTCCGGGGTTCGGGAAGCCGTCGAGGGTGTCGTGGCGCTGCTCGCGGCGCAGGACGTGAAGGCGAAGGCCCTGCGCGTCAGCCACGCGTTCCACTCCCCGCTCATGGACCCGATGCTGGAGGAGTTCCGGAACGCCATCTCCGGCCTGGACTTCCACCGCCCCGAGATCCCCTTCGTGTCCGCCCTCACCGGCGGCCTGGTGACGGACGAGATCGCCCGCCCCGACTACTGGGTCAGCCACGTCCGCGAAGCCGTCCGCTTCCACGACGCGGTCCGGACGCTGGAGTCCGAAGGTGCCACGACCATCCTGGAGCTGGGCCCGGACGGCGTGCTGACGGCCATGGCCCGCCCCTGCCTCGCCGACGAGAGCACCGCTCTCGTCCCCACCCTCCGCCGGGGCCGCGACGAGGCCGTCTGCGCCGTCGCCGCGCTCGGGCGGCTGTTCGTCGCCGGGGCCGTCGCCGACCGTGCGGCGTTCTTCGCCGGTTCCCGCGCCGCGCGCGTGGACCTGCCCACGTACGCCTTCCAGCACCGGACCTTCTGGGTGTCCGCCTCCGTCGGCTCGGTCGGGGACGTGGCCTCGGCGGGTGTCGCCGCCGCCGACCACCCCCTCCTCGGCGCCGCCGTCACGCTCCCCGGTGCATCGGGAATGCTGTTCACCGGCCGGCTCTCCCTCCACTCCCACCCGTGGCTGCGCGACCACCAGGTGCACGGCCAGGTCGTGTTCCCCGGCGCGGCCATGGTGGAGCTGGCCGTACGGGCCGGTGAGGAGGTCGGCCACGGGCTGCTCGACGACCTGACGATCGAGGCCCCGCTCGTCCTCCCGCCGTCCGGCGGCGTCCAGCTGCGGCTGATGCTGGCCGAACCGGACGGACACGGCCGACGGGCGCTGAGCCTGTTCTCCCGCCCGGAGGACGCCGACGCCGCCGAGCCGTGGGTCCGGCACGCCGCCGGTGCGGTCGTCGCCACCCCGGACGTGCCGGGCGTGCCCCTGGCCGTCTGGCCGCCCGCGGGGGCCACCGCGCTCGACACCGACTGCCTGTACGAGGTGCTGGACGCGCTCGGCTTCGGCTACGGGCCCGCCTTCCAGGGGCTGACGGCCGCCTGGCAGCTCGGCGAGGAGGTCTACGCCGAGGTCGCCCTCCCCGAGGCGGCGACCGCCGACGCCGCCCGCTTCGGCCTGCACCCGGCGCTGCTGGACGCCGCCCTGCACGGGATCGGGCTCGGTTCCTTCGTGCCCGAGGAACCTGGGCGGGCGCGGCTTCCGTTCAACTGGTCGGGGGTCTCCCTGCACGCGGCCGGGGCCTCTGCCCTGCGGGTCCGCATCGCCCCCACCGGGACGGACTCGGTGGCACTCACCCTCGCCGACCAGACCGGGGCGCCCGTCGCCACCGTCGAATCCCTCGCCCTGCGTGCCGTCACCGCCGAACAGCTGGAGGACGGCTCGCTGCGCGACGCCCTGTTCCGCCTGGACTGGGCCGAGGCGGCCGTCGCCGTCGGCGGCGGGGAGCCGGGTACATGGGGGCGGCTGGGTGAGGAAGGGGAGACCGTCCCCGCCTACGTGGTCACGCGCACCCCGGCCGGCGAGGTGCATTCCGCCGTCGCCGAGGCCCTGCGGCTGGTGCGGTCCTGGCTGGCCGAGGAGCGCTTCGCAACCTCCCGGCTGGTGTTCACCGCCGAGCGGCAGGACCCGGCCACGGCCGCCGTATGGGGACTGGTGCGTACCGCGCAGACCGAGAACCCCGGCAGGTTCGCCCTGGTCGAGACCGCCGACATCGAAGCCACCTGGGAACAGATCTCCACCGCGCTCGCCGCCGGCGAGGAGCAGATCGCCCTCCGCGACGGCCGGACCCTCGTCCCCCGCCTGGCCCGGGCCACGCCCGCCCCGGCCCAGGGGCCCGCGTTCGGGGACGGCACCGTCCTGATCACCGGCGGCACGGGCGGCCTCGGCGCCCTGTTCGCCCGCCACCTGGTCACCCAGCACGGCGTCCGCGACCTCCTGCTGACCAGCCGACGCGGCGAGAACGCCCCCGGCGCCACCGAACTCGCCACGGATCTGGAAGAGTTGGGGGCACGCGTCCGCATCGCCGCCTGCGACGCCGCCGACCGCGAAGCACTCGCCGCGCTCCTGGACACCCTCGACCGGCCCCTGACCGCCGTCCTGCACTCCGCCGGTGTGCTGGACGACGGGGTGGTGTCCTCCCTGACCCCGGAACGCGTCTCCGACGTGCTGCGCCCCAAGGCGGACGCGGCACGCCACCTGCACGAGCTGACCCGGGACGCGGGCGCGGACCTCGCCGCGTTCGTCGTCTTCTCCTCTGCCGCCGGCCTGTTCGGCGGCGCCGGGCAGGCCGGCTACGCGGCCGCGAACAGCTACCTCGACGCCCTCATAGCCGAACGCCGGGCCGCCGGCCTGCCCGGCCTGTCGCTGGCCTGGGGCCTGTGGGCCGGGGTCGGAGGCATGGGCGACACCCTCTCCGCAGAGGACGTCGAGCGCGTCGGCCGCTCCGGCGTCCGCCCGCTGACCGTCGACCAGGGCCTGGCCCTCTTCGACGCCGCCCTCGGCACCGGAGAACCCCTCCTCGTCCCCGTCCCCCTCGACCTGCGCACCCTGCGCCGCCAGAGCCGGATCCCGGTCCTGCTGCGCGGGCTGGTGCCCGCGCCGCGCCGCCGGACCGCCGCCGTCGGCTCCGGTGCCACCGCCCAGGGCGGGTCGGCCTGGGCGGACCGGCTGGCCGGCCTGGCGGTCGCCGAGCAGCGGGCGCTCCTGTTCGACCTGGTCAGTGCGCAGGCCGCGGCGGTGCTGGGGCACAGCGATCCGTCCGTCGTGGAGCCCGAGCGGGCCTTCCGCGAGCTGGGCTTCGACTCCCTCACCGCCGTCGAGTTCCGCAACGCGCTGATCGCGCAGACCGGGATCCGGCTCTCGGCCACCCTGGTCTTCGACCACCCCAATCCGGCCGCCCTGGCCGAGTTCCTGCGGACCGAGCTGGTCGGCGAGGACACCGACGCCCGGTCCGCCGCCCCGGTGGCGGTCGGCGACGACGAGCCGATCGCGATCGTCGGCATGAGCTGCCGCTACCCGGGCGGCGTCGAAACCCCCGAGGACCTGTGGCGGCTGGTCGCCGACGGCCGGGACGGCATCACCGCCTTCCCCGACAACCGCGGCTGGGACCTCGACCACCTCTTCGACCCGGACCCGGACCACCCGGGCACCTCGTACGCGGACCAGGGCGGGTTCCTGCACGGCGCGGCGGAGTTCGACGCCGGCTTCTTCGGCGTCTCCCCGCGCGAGGCCCTTGCGATGGACCCGCAGCAGCGGCTGCTGCTGGAGACGGCCTGGGAGGCCTTCGAGGACGCGGGCATCGACCCGGAGCGCGCCCGGGGCACGCGGACCGGCGTCTTCACCGGCCTGATGTACCACGACTACCTCGCCCGGCTCTCGGCGATTCCGGACGGGCTGGAGGGCTTCCGCGGCACGGCGGGGGCGGGCAGCGTGGCCTCGGGACGCGTCTCGTACACGCTGGGCCTGGAGGGCCCGGCGGTGACGGTCGACACGGCCTGCTCCTCCTCCCTCGTCGCCCTGCACCTGGCGGTGCAGGCCCTGCGGCGTGGTGAGTGCACGATGGCCCTCGCGGGCGGCGTGGCCGTCATGTCGACCCCGGAGACCTTCGTCGACTTCAGCCGTCAGCGCGGGCTCGCGGCCGACGGCCGCTGCAAGTCCTTCGCAGAGGGCGCCGACGGCACCGGCTGGGGCGAGGGCGTCGGCATGCTGCTCGTGGAACGGCTCTCGGACGCCGTGGCCAACGGACACCCCGTACTGGCCGTCGTCCGCGGCTCCGCCGTCAACCAGGACGGCGCCAGCAACGGCCTCACCGCCCCCAACGGCCCCTCCCAGCAGCGCGTCATCCGCCAAGCCCTCGACAGCGCCGGACTCACCACCGCCGACGTCGACGCCGTCGAAGCCCACGGCACGGGAACCAAGCTCGGCGACCCCATCGAAGCCCAGGCCCTCCTCGCCACCTACGGGCAGGAGCGAGCGGACGGCGAACCGCTGTGGCTGGGCTCCATCAAGTCCAACATCGGGCACACCCAGGCCGCCGCCGGCGCGGCGGGGGTCATCAAGATGGTGCAGGCGATGCGCAACGGCGTGCTGCCGCCCACCCTGCACGTGGACGCCCCGTCGAGCCACATCGACTGGTCGGCCGGAGCCGTCGAGCTCCTTACCGAGGCCCGGCCGTGGCCGGAGACGGGGCGGCCGCGCCGCGCGGGCGTGTCCTCGTTCGGCATCAGCGGCACCAACGCCCACGTGATCCTGGAGGCCGCCCCGGAGCAGGCCCCCGGGCGGGGCGGCGAGCCGGTGTCCGGTCCGGTGCCGGTGGCGCTGTCGGCCCGTTCACCGGAGGCCCTGCGGGCACAGGCCGCCCGGCTGGCCGACCACCTGGAACAGCGGCCCGAGCTGGACGTGGCCGATGTGGCGTACTCCCTCACGGGGCGGTCCGAGATGGAACACCGCGCCGTGGTCGTGGGCCGGGACCGCGACACGCTGGTGCGGGGCCTGACGGCCCTGGCCTCCGGCGAGCCGGACCCGTCGGTGGTCACCGGCCAGGCGACGGGACGCGGGCGGCTGGCGGTGCTCTTCACGGGCCAGGGCAGCCAGCGGATCGGCATGGGCCGCGAGCTGTACGAGACGTACCCGGTGTTCGCGGCCGCCTTCGACGCGGTGTGCGCGGAACTCGGGGACGGCCTCAAGGAGATCGTCTTCGGCGAGGACACCGAAGCCCTGGACCGCACCGGAACCACCCAGCCCGCCCTCTTCGCCATCGAGGTCGCCCTCTACCGACTCGTCGAATCCTGGGGCATCGCCCCGCGGTTCGTCGGCGGCCACTCGGTCGGCGAGATCGCCGCCGCACACGTCGCCGGAGTGCTGTCCCTGCACGACGCGGCCGCATTGGTCAGCGCACGCGGGCGGCTCATGGAAGCCCTGCCCGAGGGCGGGGTCATGGTCTCCGTCCGGGCGGGCGAGGAACAGGTCGCCCCGCTGCTGGTCCCCGGCGCGGCCATCGCCGCCGTCAACGGCCCCGAGGCCGTCGTCATCTCCGGCGCGCGGGAAGCCGTCGAGGAAGTCGTCGCGCTGCTCACCCCCCTGGGCGTCAAGTCCAAGGCCCTGCGCGTCAGCCACGCCTTCCACTCCCCCCTCATGGACCCGATGCTGGAGGAGTTCCGGAACGCCATCTCCGGCCTGGACTTCCACCAGCCGAACATCCCCTTCGTCTCCGCCCTCACCGGCAGCCTCGTCACCGACGAGATCGCCCACCCCGACTACTGGGTCAGCCACGTCCGCGAAGCCGTCCGCTTCCACGACGCCATCCACACCCTCGAAACCGAAGGCGCCACCACCATCCTGGAACTGGGCCCCGACGCCGTACTCACCGCCATGGCCCGCCCCTGCCTCACCGACGAGAACACCGCACTCGCCCCCACGCTCCGCCGGGGCCGCGACGAGGCCGACTCCGCGGTCACCGCGCTCGCCCACCTCCTCACCGCAGGCGGCCTCGCCGACCGCACCGCCTTCTTCACCGGCACGGACGTCACCCGCGTCGGCCTCCCCGCCTACGCCTTCCAGCACGAGACCTTCTGGATCCACGACACGGCCCCGGCCACCGCCGACGCCGGGCACGCCGGGCTCGACGCGGCGGACCACCCGCTGCTCGGGGCGGCGGTCACGCTGCCCGAGTCCGAGGAGTTCCTGCTCACCGCCCGGCTGTCCCTGCGCACCCACCGCTGGCTGGACGACCACCGGGTCATGGGGCAGGCCGTCGTACCGGGCGCCGCGCTGGTGGAGCTGGCCGTGCGGGCCGGTGACGAGGCCGGCTGCAACACGCTGGACGAACTGACCCTGGAGGCCCCGCTGGTGCTGCCCGAGGACGGCGGGGTCCAGGTCCGGGTGCTGGTCGGCGGGCCCGACGCGGAGGAGCGGCGGTCCGTACGGGTCTACTCCCGGGCCGAGGACGCCCCTGCGGGGGAGCCCTGGACCCGGCACGCCGACGGGACGCTGTCGTTCGCCGACCGCGCCCCCGAGGCCGGTCCGGCCGAGTGGCCGCCGGCCGGGGCCGTGCCCCTGGACGCGGAGGGTCTGTACGCCGCGATGTCCGAGGTAGGCCTCGACTACGGGCCGGTGTTCCAGGGGCTGAAGGCTGCCTGGAAGCTCGGCGAGGACGTCTACGCCGACATCGCCCTCCCCGAGGACGCCACCGCCGACGCGGGCCGCTACGGCATCCACCCCGCCCTCCTCGACGCCGCCCTGCACGGCATCGGCCTGGGCCCGTTCCTCTCCGACTCCGACGGCAGCGGGGCGCGGCTGCCCTTCGTCTGGACCGGGGTGTCGCTGTTCGCGGCCGGGGCCTCTGCCGTGCGGGTGCGGATCGCGCCCGCCGGGGCGGACTCCGTGGCGCTGACCCTCACCGACCCGGCCGGGGCACCCGTCGCGGCCGTCGCATCCCTCGCCCTGCGCGCCGTGTCGGCCGAGCAGTTCGGTGACGCAGCGCTGCGGGACGCGCTGTTCCGCCTGGAGTGGGCGGAGGCCTCCTCTGCGGAGGCCGCCGAGTCGGTCCTCGACTGGGCGGTGGTCGACGCCGAAGGGTCGCCCGCCGCGCGGGGGCTGGAGCGTGCGGGCGTTCCGTTCGCCGCGTACCCGGACCTGGCCGGGCTGCGGGCGGCCGTGGACGGGGGCCGGACGGTGCCGGACCTGGTGGTGCTGCCCGCGCCGGGGACGGTGGCCGGGGCGCTGGCGGTGCTCCAGTCCTGGCTGACGGACGAGCGGTACACCGCGTCCCGTCTGGTGTTCACCGCCACCGGGCCGGCCCCGGACACGGCGGCTGTGTGGGGGCTGGTGCGTTCCGCGCAGGCCGAGAACCCCGGCAGGTTCGTGCTCGTGGAGGCCGCGGACGTGGACTCGGGCTGGAACCTGCTGCCGCGGGCCCTCGGCACGGACGAGGCCCAGTTCGCCCTGCGGGACGGCCTGGTGCTCGTGCCGCGCCTGGCCCGGGCCGCCGCTACCCCAGTCGAGGGTCCGGTGTTCGGGGACGGCACGGTCCTGATCACCGGCGGCACGGGCGGCCTGGGCGCGCTGTTCGCCCGCCACCTGGTCACCGAGCACGGCGTCCGCGACCTGCTGCTGACCAGCCGACGCGGCGAGAACGCCCCCGGCGCCACCGAACTCGCCACCGAACTCCAACAGCTGGGGGCACGGGTACGGATCGCCGCCTGCGACGCCGCCGACCGCGAGGCACTCGCCGCCCTCCTGGACTCCCTCGACCGGCCCCTGACCGCCGTCCTGCACTCCGCCGGTGTGCTGGACGACGGGGTGATCGGGGCGCTGACCCCCGAGCGGGTGGCCGAGGTCATGCGGCCCAAGGCGGATGCGGTGGTCAATCTGCACGAGCTGACCCGGGACGCAGGCTCGGACCTGTCGGCGTTCGTGGTCTTCTCCTCCGTCGCCGGGGTCTTCGGCAGTGCCGGCCAGGGTGCTTACGCGGCCGCCAACAGCTACCTCGACGCCCTCATGGCCGAACGCCGGGCCGCAGGCCTGCCCGGCCTGTCGCTCGCCTGGGGCCTGTGGGCCGGAGTCGGCGGCATGGGCGACACCCTCTCCGCAGAAGACATCGAACGCATCGGCCGCTCCGGCGTCCGCCCGCTGACCGTCGACCAGGGCCTGGCCCTCTTCGACGCCGCCCTCGGCACCGGAGAACCCCTCCTCGTCCCCGTCCCCCTCGACCTGCGCACCCTGCGCACCCGCGACCAGACCCCCGGCCTCCTGCGGGCCCTGACCGCCGGACCGGCCCGGCGGGCCGTCGCCCGGGCGGCGGAGCCCAGCGGGGCCGCGGCCACCGGGCCGTCGCTGCGCGACCGGCTGCTGGCGCTGCCCGCCGAGGAGCGGGACGCCGTCCTGCTGGACCTCGTGTGCGGTCAGGTGGCGCTGGTCCTCGGGCATGCGCGGGCCTCGGCGGTGGACGGCGAACGGCAGTTCCGCGAGCTGGGCTTCGACTCCCTCACCGCGCTCGAACTGCGCAACGGGCTGGGCCCGGTGACGGGTCTCGCCCTGCCCGCGACGGTGGTGTTCGACTACCCGACGCCGGCCGCGCTCGCCGGGTACCTGCGGGCCGAGCTGGTCGACGCGTACGCGGAGCACGCCTTCGCCGAACGGCTGGATTCCCTGGAGCCCGTCCTCGCCTCCCTCGCGCAGGACGACGTGCTGCGCGGGAAGGCGGAGGCCCGGCTGCGCGCCCTCCTGGAGCGGCTCGGCGCCTCCGGCGCGGCGGCGTCCCAGCCCGTGGACGCCGCGAGCGGCGCTCGTGCCGCGTCCGAGGAGCGTGAGATCGAATCGGCCACCACCGACGAACTCTTCGACCTGATCGACAAGGAATTCGGATCCCTGTAG